The window GGAAACCTCTTGTGGAGGCTGATTCGATGGACGTCTTGACCCCTATGGCCCTATCCAATTTTTCCACCAATTCACCCTTCGTACTACCAAAAAATGATATTCTTGCCGAATCCGACTTTGTTGCCCTTCCACAACATAGATTTTGTGACTTTTAACGTTTGATCGCCAACATATGAAcattaagtattatttttatgtAATTTGTTACATCTATATGTATAAAACCATGTAAGTTGAAAGTTCGCGTAGTTCTATATACCTTTTGTAATTTTCATTGGACATAGTGTATTATCTTTGCTGTCAAATTGAATTATTGATCAAGATTTATAGATGTCGGGCTGAAAACAGACCGATATTATTTGAACTTGAATAAAAAGTTCAATGAATGAAAAATATCTATTACCATGTAGATATTTAATGTGTTCAATGGTCACTTTCACTAGATTTTTGTGAATTCTGGTTTACTAATTGTTGATGGAAGAATGGTAAAATCACTCATTTATGAAGTATGTGGTTTGTGATTAAATCCTATCTTGTTAAGTAAGTGCAAGACATGTGTTGTATAACGACTTTCCTACTAGGACTTTGCAGAATCGAGCAGTCATGGTTGGTCACCGTAAACGAAACTAATATATGGTAAAATCATGTCTGTTCCAAATACAATAATGTATGCTTAACTAATGAGTACGCGATTAGTCATTATAACAGTTGGTCAAATCTAGACTTCCGAGTAGAGAAACCACTAGATTTAAAGTACAAATTCTCAAGCCACACGGTGTAATGGATGAAATTGCAATCGGGGTACTATGTCTACAAATCAGGCAAATCACTAATATATTTTACCCGTAATATTTGATTGAATCTAAACCCATACAATCAAAATACTTCTTAGGCATACATTTACATCCCACTAATACCAACAAAATTATATGTGACATGCATATTCGTGGTCAATTTGTAAAAAGAATGGCAAATTTAGCATGGACCTAATTTTATGTATTTCGatgtttgatattattattagatagATAGAATAGTACTAGTAGTTTACATCCTAATACGAGAAAGTTTTGGTTCAAAACTCATTATCATTTCCTTAGCTCATTCTTTGTACTCTTTCGTTTTTTCACTATCACCTCACTTAACACCATGAAATCAGCAGTGTTATCAACAGACCAAAATTAGAAAATAATGCAAAAAAAGTTATTAAACTGTCCAAATGATAATAGGTCAAAATACGAAGATCCAAAGAAAGAAACAAAACATAATAATGCAATACCAAGTTCCACTTACCAAATTCTTCCTAGCTTGTCTTCAAGTTCCAACGGGCTCGTAATTCCAAAAGTAGTCTATCCTTACATCCTTGTATTTTATTCATATTATGTTCTACATGTATAGTCGAGATATAGGTACAACTTGTaattaattgttatactaataaaaTTTTATTTGCTTTTCAGAAGAAAAAAAATGCAATTCCAAACACACCCTTTCAATAAATAAACATATAAAAAGTTTACACTTACCCTTTTAATGCATGAAAAAAGGTATTCATACAGTCAATTCTATAATTCTGATTGGTGTATAACCATTACATATCACCCCCTTTCATACTCAGTTAGAGTTATTACAACACCAAATAAAGAGATCAAAAAACATGTACTATATGAGGTCACCAAGATATATGTTAGCTCAATTTGGATCAGTATTCGCAAGTTTAATGTTTGTGTTAGCAATCATTGAAAGATTCATACCTTCCGCTACTCGTAACTTGTTTCGCAAATACACTCGACGACTTGTTACTCCTTTCTAGCCATCCATTCAAATCAAATTCAACGAGTTCATGGGTGATCATTTTAGGCATAACGAAGCTTACGTAGCTATAGAAACCTACTTGAGCTCAACAAGCTCCACGAAAGCCCAACGTCTGAAAGGCGTCATCGTCAAAAACAATTCTGAAATCGTTTCGTTATCAATGGATGATAACGAAGAGGTTGACGATGAATTTAATGGTGTTAAAGTATATTGGACGTCCGGGAAGTACTCAGTAACAACTCAGTCAACTTTGTTAAATCGATCTCCCGAAGAAAAGAGGTTTTATCGACTTGCTTTTCATAAACGATATCGAGATCTCGTTGTCAAGGATTATTTGAAACATGTGATCAAAACGGGGAGAAGTATTACACGGAAAAATAGGTTGAGAAAGATCTATACTAACAATGGGTCGAATTGGACAGGCGTTACGTTTGAGCATCCCGCTACGTTTCAAACACTAGCAATGGATCCCGAGAAGAAGCAAGAGATAATCGGCGATTTGACTACTTTTAGCAAATCGGAAGAGTTTTGTACGAGAATTGGAAGGGCTTGGAAACGCGGGTATCTTCTTTATGGTCCACCTGGAACAGGAAAGTCAACCATGATTGCGGCCATGGCTAACTTTTTAGGTTACAATATTTACGACGTTGAGTTGACTGCAGTGAGTGATAATACCGAGTTAAGGAAGTTGTTGATCGATACGCCAAGCAAGTCGATTATAGTGATTGAAGACATTGATTGCTCGATTGATCTCACGAGTCAAAGACAGAAGAACGAACATGAAGTGGAAGAGATCGATCCCGCCACGAAAAGTGACAAGAAAATGCGATCGAGTGATAAAAGTTGTATGACAAGTAGAGTGACGTTATCGGGGCTTTTGAATTTCATCGATGGACTTTGGTCCGCGTGTGGAGGAGAAAGGATTATAGTGTTTACAACTAATCATGTTGATAAGCTTGACCCTGCGCTCATTCGAAGAGGGAGAATGGATATACATATTGAATTGGGATATTGTTGTTTTGAAGCGTTTAAGGTTTTAGCGAATAATTATCTTTACATAGAATCGCACGAATTGTTTGATAAGATCCGTATAATGTTGGAAGAAACGGATATAACTCCAGCAGATGTTGCCGAGAATCTAATGCCTAAAACCAGTCCAGGGGATCCTGAAAGATGTTTAAAGAGTCTCATTAATGCTCTAGAGACTGCGAAATTGAAGAAAAATGAGGAAGAAGACAAAGGTAAAGGAAgagaaataaaggaaaatataaaagaATACAAGAAGAAATCAACTGATGAAGAAAGCAAGGTAACGAAAAACGACAATAACGCTCTATTAAAAAACTTGGGCGATATCAGTTCAAAAGTGCAATGAACAGGTATATAAGCCAATCGACTATGATAGATGTTTCGTCTCTTATTCTATGATTTGCATCTATACAGTAGCGACACGCCGACAACTATCATTTCCCTATAACGTTTTGTTGTACTATTTTGATTGATGCCACAAAAACATATCGGAGTGCTAAGTTGTAACAATAGTGATTCCTGAAGTCAGGGTAGCAAATATTCGGTTTTTGCAACTCGGGGAGTACATGGCGAGTActtggtcaaactcggtcaaaatcGGCCAATATCGGTCAGAGTCAAATtcggtcaacatccgagtactccccgagttgccaGGTACTCCATTAAAAGTCCGACCGAGTACTCCCCTAGTAGCGATTTTTTCAACCTTGCCTGAAGTTATTTACGGTGTTATAGTAATGTACTACAAATATCTAACTGCGTGTTGTTATGGACGTGTACAAAGAAGTCTGTCTCGAAAGTCGAAACAATAAACAGTCGAAACAATAAACAGTCGAAACAATAAACAGGATATTGTTATTTTTTCAATTATTTCATATGATCATGAACTACATAAAAAAATAGAATCGATAGATATTTTTAGGGCCCACATGTCTCATTACAAGAAGTGGCGAATCCAGCTTGAAAACCCAATGGGATCCAAAAAGATTTCAAAGATAATTATATCTGAAAACACTTTAGTGGCTGTTTACATCCAAAAAATCaactttttaaaaaaatatatgggGTCTCACAGTGAAATTTAGTGATGTCCTGTGCAATTTGAAGAGTAGATTGTATAAAAAAATTTCCCCCCATAAAGCCTGCATTCGTCCCTAATTACAAGTGCCATTTATAGCTACGCAACTTCTTTTATATTCCATTTTTAGTAAGATGTGAGAATGTTCGTGTATTTCTATTCAAGGTATCCCAAGTTTTTCATTATCAAAACATTATGTTAAAGATAAACTAAGATTAATACAACTTACAGGTCAAAGATGTAACAGGTTCATATGACGGTGAAAAACCCATGCAACTTTTTCATTGAGGTGTCACGTGGCCAGCTTTTTAAAGGCAGCAAGTGCTGATGTGGCAGCCATGTTGCCTATACTCGTACCAGCTATATACCCACCTGACCAAGCGTTCTGTACCGAAAAGCAAAAAGGATATATAATGCATAAGTAAGCATAAAGTTGCCAAACACGAATGCGTTTATTCTATAATTGTTGATTTTACCTGGAAATTGAAACCTCCTGTAATCCCATCAACATTCAGCACCTACACACGATTTCAACGTTCAGATGACATTAACGGACCCAGACCCCGTGTAATCAGACAAGAacattttatttctttttatatgattattatttgaTTGATTAGTCTACACTCGATTTAGAAAGAAAAACAAAGACTAAATAATCCAGAAAACATTGTCAAATAACCAAACCTCTCCAGCAAAGAACAGACGAGATTGTATCCTGCTCTCCATAGTTTTCAGTGAGATCTTCATAAAAAATGCATATTTGAGTTACGATTTTGTAATATACCTAAGTAATTAAActctgtatgtgtgtgtgtgtgtgtgtgtgagagagagagagagagagagagagagagagagagagaaaacacCTCGGACAACGGAACACCACCAGCTGTGACGAATTCATCCTTGAATTGACCCTATATCAATGGAGACACTTACTAActtcatatagatatatatctcaATACTATAAGTGGCATATTGGGTGGGTCATAGAAACGGGGTAACATATTGAGGTTCAAATTTATACCACACATTGAGACCCATGGTATTGGTTAAATAactgatttatattatttattaaggtTACAAAAATACTACTGAGATAACTTATAACTATATGGTTATATATACTCAAAGACATTATATACTTTGAGCACCTTTTTAAATTGTTCAACCAGTTACATTTTAAGATTATCTTTTCCTTCAACCGGGTCCATAGCAATATACGAGACAATTTGATTGAGCGTACCAATATGGATTTAAATTTTAACTAGGAAACTACTGAAGAGTAGAATGGTACCTTTCCTTTGATTATAAACGAACATTGTCTTAATACAGCAGCAATAGACATCAAAGAGTTATTCGAAATGGAAGCCCACAAGATATCTTCATCTATGCCCTACAAACAAACATTTTATCAGTACTACAAATAATATAAACGATACTTCTCAAACTAAAACGATCAAACAACCTCACTGTTTAACAAGTATTTCCAAAATCTCTTGATGAGCCCAAGTTCTGGAGGATATGAACCCGCTACTTTTTGCTTCTACAGAATCAAAAAACGAAGATTAGATAGCGGACTGTATCATACAAATATACAATAGCAACTAATTTTTAAAAGATGCAAAATCACATTCTAGTAATAGCATATGCAGAAATGGTCCATTAAGgtgaaatttaaaaataaaaataaaaagtttaaCAGGTACTACGTAAGCATTTACACCCTCCTACATCGCTTTAATTGAAAAAACAAAAATGAAGTATCATATAGCAATAACTTAAAGTAGACAATTTAATAAAATAGACAACAATAGTCAGTTGTTCAACCTAACTACCTTGAAAATTTACCAATTTCAGACCTATTATTCAAACTGCCCATTTTAATCAAATTACAATGTATACTTCAAACTTATTATATCAAAATTACCGGAAACTTCTTTTTGTGTTGTGATAACAAGGACTTCAAATCTTCACCATTAAGATCTGGACAAAAATCCACAAGAAGCATTCCTGAACAAATATGCAAACTAAAGTCAAAAATTAGGATTTTAAACAACATTTTACTAAACAACTATATTTCCTACTTACCTTTATAGTTTGACGTATAAAGTTCACGAGCACCCCAAGCAGATAAACGTAGAATTACCGGACCACTAAGTCCCCAATGTGTGACCAACATCGGTCCAACCTAAAACCAAGTCAAGTCATAAACTATAAATTTGTGATATCATACATAAcatatttaaaataaaataaaaaattaaataagtACCTGTGTAAGTCCTATAACGCTCTTCTGCAAAGATTCAAGCTTTAAAGTTGCCTTGACTTTCGGGAATGTAATCTAGACATCAAAATTTGACAAATTTAGAGATATACAGACTGCAGAATGTAATAAATTTATGGGTGAAAACAATTTAAAATTACCCCAGATAACTCTATCAAGGGAATATCATCGACCTTGAACGTAAATAAACTTGGTACTGGTTTAATTATAGAATGGCCTAGTTGAGTGGCTAGATTATAACCCTGCTTACTGCTAccactagcaatcaacaaataattCGCCTCAACAAAATCCACATGATCAATCGTACGTTTCTCAATCTTGACCATAAATTTGCCATTAGTAGACATGGAAGTAGATGTTACAGATACTCCTGTTTGCAGTTTAACTGTTATAAAAGATAcagtgttaataattaataaaaacaaCTGATTAAGATTAAATAAGCTTTTTTTATAGTAGGTACGGTACCAAAAAGTACCTCCCTTTCGCCTTGCTTCATTTAAAAGACAATCGATTATCGTAGATGAATTATCACTCGCTGGAAAAACCCTTCCGTCTTCCTCGGTCTAAATACAAAACACGCGTTCTGTATCTTGTTAAATTTTACAACCATCATATAACAATGAATTGTAGAAACAAGCAAAGTTCAGAACTAAAACCTACCTTTAATTTCACACCATGATCAGCAAACCATGACATGGTATCCCCTGGGCCATGAACATTAAAAAATGAACCTCGAAATTCTTTACTACCCCTCGGATATTTTTCAGCCAAAACCTACAACAATATCACATTTCCACCATGTTAATGATTACTAATATGAaacaatatttgtattattaaatcTGATAGTACCATATTGTCCACACAATGCCCATTTGTAACGTTGCAACGACCACCTCCCGATATTTTAACCTAATCATAATTCAAAATTAATAGTattaaaatgctaaatccagtccaCAAAAAGATATACTAACCAATAAATAGAACTCAGTGCTCGCTTCGTATATCTAACAGGCTTATCGGCTTATTGAAAAATTCAAAATGCCAAAAATCTCAGACATTAAGCATATTAATATCACCGTTTTATGGCTTATTAATATGCTTAATGTCTGACATTAAGCATAAATTCAAAATGCCAAAATGCCAAAAAGCTCATGAGCAGTAAAAAATAAGCTAATAATTACAAAAAAGGAAACCTTAGTTAATGGTTTAGCCTTTTCAATAACAATGACATTAAGATTAGGAGCTAAAGTTTTAGCCCTAATTGCACCATATATTCCAGCagcaccaccaccaactaccaccatctTCCCATTCTCAATCTGTTTCATTATTCACTATGAAAAAATTAAAACCCTATTTATACAGTAATTTAGATTTAAAATAACTATAATTAGTACTGTCTCAGTAGCAGTTACCTCGGGGGATTCAGAAAATGCAAGAGCACGAAATCTTCGGTGGCTATGAATTCTGGTGAAGTAATGAGAATTTAGAGGTACCAAATTGTGAATAATGAACCGAGATAGATAGACGGTGGTGGTGGCGTTCATGTTTCCGTCGTGTTGAATTCGACTAAAATCCCAATGCACCTGATCAATACAAAAACACATGATGTAAATTAACGAGGGCCGGTTGTAAGTATTTTAATGACCGGTGGAAAACGGTCAAATAATGCCCACTTTTCTATCTTATAAACGTGTTTAGAATCTAAAACACAATCGTAATTTTTTACTCCTATAATGTAAAAAATTTGCTAAATTAATACTATCTCCAGATACATGTATATTTCTAATTTTATTTTCTCTAGAACAATCAACTTTACTTTTTAACTCTTATATATGCTTTTACTTAAAAGTTTATAATACTAGAAATGGCATTACCTCTTGTActattagaaaaaaaaaatttatactttACTTAAACTTATACCAATAGAACATATGTTTTGAGACGAAATGAGTATATAGTTATTTACTTAAGAGAGTATATAAACATTAACACTATGCAGTATAAAACATCTaataaagtttataaaaattattactaattaaatgtataaaataaaactaattaatgtaTTATAAATGAAGTATGAAGTAAATTGAATATGAATTTTTTCCTTAAAGAAATAACTTAAGTCAAGAAAATTTTTAAAACCAAGTTCAATACTTCATTATTGAAATCAGTAGGTACATATTTTTCATTCTGCCTCCAACTTTTTTAATCAAAATTTTTAAATTTACACGAATTATAGGTCAATGGTTTGTACAATACGTTGTAAAAAATGTACTATATTTTTAAGCTAAAACTAACATATCTGGAAAAGGAACAAACGCCTACAATGATGAACCTGACGCGTACAGTACTAACAAAAGTTAACTGAATATCCATAAAATTA of the Rutidosis leptorrhynchoides isolate AG116_Rl617_1_P2 chromosome 5, CSIRO_AGI_Rlap_v1, whole genome shotgun sequence genome contains:
- the LOC139846961 gene encoding uncharacterized protein, encoding MCFCIDQVHWDFSRIQHDGNMNATTTVYLSRFIIHNLVPLNSHYFTRIHSHRRFRALAFSESPEIENGKMVVVGGGAAGIYGAIRAKTLAPNLNVIVIEKAKPLTKVKISGGGRCNVTNGHCVDNMVLAEKYPRGSKEFRGSFFNVHGPGDTMSWFADHGVKLKTEEDGRVFPASDNSSTIIDCLLNEARRKGVKLQTGVSVTSTSMSTNGKFMVKIEKRTIDHVDFVEANYLLIASGSSKQGYNLATQLGHSIIKPVPSLFTFKVDDIPLIELSGITFPKVKATLKLESLQKSVIGLTQVGPMLVTHWGLSGPVILRLSAWGARELYTSNYKGMLLVDFCPDLNGEDLKSLLSQHKKKFPKQKVAGSYPPELGLIKRFWKYLLNSEGIDEDILWASISNNSLMSIAAVLRQCSFIIKGKGQFKDEFVTAGGVPLSEISLKTMESRIQSRLFFAGEVLNVDGITGGFNFQNAWSGGYIAGTSIGNMAATSALAAFKKLAT